One region of Chlorobiota bacterium genomic DNA includes:
- a CDS encoding phosphate ABC transporter substrate-binding protein: MLKKLLLTLTLIAACVGLYAFMPVEVITVKGSDTMVILAQKWAETYQAKNSGVSIRVTGGGSGTGISALINGTTDICNSSRPMTKSEKQQLKNRYGSPGVEVRVAKDGITIYLHPSNGVSKLSINQLKGIYMGTITNWSQVGGKNARIIVYGRENSSGTYAFFKEHILGGYDFGGSVQTLPGTAAVVNAVAKDANGIGYGGFGYAKGVKVCPVSATDGGNAVAPSDASINNGSYPISRYLYIYLRNRPTGSLKSYVDWIISAEGQSVVKKTGYFPL, translated from the coding sequence ATGCTCAAGAAACTGCTTCTAACGTTGACACTGATTGCCGCCTGTGTTGGCCTGTATGCCTTCATGCCGGTGGAGGTCATCACGGTGAAAGGCTCGGACACAATGGTGATCCTTGCACAGAAATGGGCCGAGACGTATCAAGCCAAAAATTCCGGCGTTTCCATCCGCGTTACCGGCGGCGGCTCGGGGACCGGAATCTCGGCACTGATTAACGGCACCACCGACATTTGCAATTCCTCGCGCCCGATGACCAAATCCGAAAAGCAGCAGCTGAAAAACCGCTACGGCTCCCCTGGTGTGGAGGTCCGCGTTGCGAAGGATGGGATCACTATCTACCTCCATCCATCCAACGGCGTAAGCAAACTTTCCATCAACCAGTTGAAAGGGATTTACATGGGGACCATCACCAACTGGAGCCAGGTTGGGGGGAAGAACGCCAGGATCATCGTCTATGGCCGCGAGAACAGCTCGGGGACGTACGCCTTCTTTAAGGAGCATATTCTTGGCGGCTACGACTTTGGCGGAAGCGTCCAAACCTTGCCGGGAACTGCCGCAGTGGTGAACGCGGTGGCCAAAGATGCCAACGGCATTGGCTACGGCGGGTTCGGATATGCGAAAGGGGTGAAAGTCTGCCCGGTCAGTGCCACCGATGGTGGCAATGCCGTTGCGCCGTCGGATGCCAGCATCAACAACGGTTCCTATCCAATCAGCCGCTACCTGTATATCTATCTCAGGAACCGCCCAACGGGTTCGTTGAAATCCTACGTTGATTGGATTATCTCCGCCGAAGGTCAATCCGTTGTGAAGAAAACCGGATACTTCCCGCTGTAA